Proteins found in one Bacteroidales bacterium WCE2008 genomic segment:
- a CDS encoding chitinase: MKQTWINLIAALLLLPSLCAASCSKPESNFVIPAPPVSGSTDNGSGSGSGGGNDDGSDDGTGTGTTEDDGTHCTDIGQTPIVLAYYTEYGETLPDVTKLTHINYAHGRFKNPSTGDGGIVIANPEKLEAIVALKSVNPNLKVMLMIGGWGGHADGFSMMARSEAKRTAFCQAVKAHIDNYKLDGVDIDWEYPTQSADNETGCDPSDTENFNLVLKELRETIGTGKIISFASSASARYVDWKTAMKYLDYVNVMTYDMGAAPDGHNSPLYRSAKFDQRSCDDSIELHLKAGVPLERQVMGIPFYGKAEKHPTNKIFEYSVKYYEIPDILEKGIYRGQGVKTEVTRIWDDVAKVPYLCDPLGKNILSYDDPVSVGEKGKYVLAKGILGAMFWEYRYDTKDHALLNALVEAIYGKETVVE; encoded by the coding sequence ATGAAACAGACCTGGATTAATCTTATTGCCGCACTCCTGCTGCTGCCGTCTCTTTGCGCGGCATCATGCTCCAAGCCGGAAAGCAATTTTGTGATTCCGGCTCCTCCTGTCAGCGGAAGTACCGATAACGGGAGTGGCAGTGGCTCGGGTGGCGGAAACGACGACGGTTCCGACGACGGGACCGGTACCGGAACTACGGAAGACGACGGTACCCACTGTACGGATATCGGTCAGACCCCGATCGTACTCGCTTACTACACCGAGTACGGCGAGACTCTCCCTGATGTGACCAAGCTTACCCACATCAACTACGCCCACGGCCGCTTCAAGAATCCTTCGACCGGCGACGGCGGCATCGTGATCGCCAATCCTGAGAAGCTCGAGGCCATCGTGGCCCTGAAGAGCGTCAATCCAAATCTGAAGGTCATGCTGATGATCGGCGGCTGGGGAGGCCATGCCGACGGATTCTCGATGATGGCCCGAAGCGAGGCCAAGCGCACCGCATTCTGCCAGGCCGTAAAGGCCCATATCGACAACTACAAGCTCGACGGAGTCGACATCGACTGGGAATACCCGACCCAGAGCGCCGACAACGAGACCGGCTGCGACCCTTCGGACACCGAGAATTTCAACCTCGTGCTCAAGGAGCTCCGCGAGACCATCGGCACTGGCAAGATCATCTCATTCGCCTCTTCGGCCAGCGCCAGGTATGTCGACTGGAAGACTGCGATGAAGTATCTCGACTATGTCAATGTAATGACTTATGACATGGGTGCGGCGCCGGACGGCCACAATTCTCCGCTATACCGTTCTGCGAAGTTTGACCAGCGCAGTTGCGACGACAGCATAGAGCTCCATCTCAAGGCAGGCGTCCCTCTGGAGCGCCAGGTGATGGGCATACCGTTCTACGGCAAGGCCGAGAAGCATCCGACCAACAAGATCTTCGAGTACTCCGTCAAGTATTATGAGATCCCTGACATACTCGAAAAGGGCATCTACAGGGGACAGGGTGTCAAGACCGAGGTTACCCGCATCTGGGATGACGTGGCCAAGGTTCCTTATCTCTGCGACCCTCTCGGAAAGAACATCCTTTCTTATGACGATCCTGTATCTGTCGGCGAGAAGGGCAAGTATGTGCTGGCCAAGGGTATCCTTGGAGCGATGTTCTGGGAGTACAGGTATGATACCAAGGACCATGCGCTGCTCAATGCCCTGGTCGAGGCGATCTACGGAAAAGAGACTGTCGTAGAATAA
- a CDS encoding TonB-linked outer membrane protein, SusC/RagA family: protein MIQKVVHFSRLAAVLCLFLGLWAQVSFAQSRGITVKGSIMDADGLPVIGAGVVLKGTSTGVAAAADGSFSINVPGESSVLEISALGYVTQTVTVGKQRSFTIVLRDDSESLEATVVVAYGTQKKATVTGALTTIDSKALVKAPVADVANVLAGQMPGIATVQYSGQPGEDYAEIFIRGVSTLSSSGSTPLILVDGVERPLNTVDPNEIESLSILKDAASTAVFGVRGANGVIIVTTRRGEAGKPKISVSSITGLQVPMSYITQCSSYDFARYYNVYQQNDGKTDPSLYFSREAIEAYRTGSDPVMFPNTQWHELMFRKAFLQTKNNVNISGGSDKVRYFVSLGYMYQNGLMKQIPTMSYDNNFSYNRYNYRANLDFKLTETTDMKFDISGVIGNTRTPIYGADNIWMRSMLWSHPTASPGICNGMPITVVDTNALPDGLTKWNGWEYYYWTGYENKYKTTLGMDVTLNQRLDFITQGLSASVKGSYDTVMEVEKERKGSGGYKQTVRYASWADDSGLDMSDPAFDRTYVYEISGSEPTLSYDEDNDDDKKWYLEARLNYNRKFAGKHAVTGLLLFNQSRDYYPKKYSWLPRGYVGWVGRATYGYDDKYLVDVSAGYNGSENFAPGKTRYGLFPSMSLGWVISKEKFMKKLTWIDFLKVRASVGKVGSDKGTDNARFMYMEGVWDQDLDMKDYDKGQYYFGVDGSGGVPRYKMGVPGNHGVTWETALKYNVGIDADLFRDRLHFSGDLFKEHRTGILITPNTPPSIIATSLPDSNLGIVDNHGYEVELGWKDHIGNFTYDISGNVTFARNKIIFMDEVEPEYAYQAQTGGSTHRHLLYQFDRLYQRSDFYTDANGVQRLNPDLPQPTTTVYPGDCMYKDLNGDNVIDGRDAKMDGYPDRPEYVFGSNWKFGWKGFNLTLNWIAATNVSRVWNDDYRIPFTNSGHRGLLSYFAENSWIPNDNGWAPGREDGTLPRFTKTNYPWNSMDSTLWTVDSSYLRLKSASFGYTFSQNKLLKKVGISSLGLMFTGYNLLTFSRMTLQDPEAKSDSSKGEYPLVKTYNFALNITF from the coding sequence ATGATTCAGAAAGTAGTCCATTTCTCAAGACTGGCTGCTGTGCTGTGTCTCTTCTTAGGTCTCTGGGCTCAGGTTTCCTTTGCCCAGAGCAGAGGTATTACCGTCAAGGGTAGTATCATGGATGCAGACGGCCTGCCGGTGATCGGTGCAGGAGTTGTCCTCAAGGGGACCTCTACCGGTGTGGCTGCCGCTGCGGACGGATCGTTCTCGATCAACGTTCCCGGAGAGTCTTCTGTCCTGGAAATTTCCGCCCTGGGTTATGTTACCCAGACAGTGACAGTTGGCAAGCAGCGTTCATTCACAATCGTCCTCAGGGATGACTCAGAGTCTCTTGAGGCTACGGTTGTGGTTGCTTATGGTACACAGAAAAAAGCGACCGTGACGGGAGCCCTTACGACCATCGACTCGAAGGCCCTCGTCAAGGCCCCTGTGGCTGACGTGGCCAATGTGCTCGCCGGCCAGATGCCTGGTATCGCCACCGTCCAGTACAGTGGTCAGCCTGGCGAAGATTACGCAGAGATATTCATCCGTGGAGTCAGCACGCTCTCATCTAGTGGTTCGACTCCTCTCATCCTCGTGGATGGCGTAGAGCGTCCTCTCAACACTGTCGATCCTAACGAAATCGAGAGCCTGTCCATCTTGAAGGATGCCGCTTCTACCGCTGTGTTCGGTGTGCGCGGCGCCAACGGCGTCATCATCGTGACTACAAGACGTGGCGAGGCTGGAAAGCCGAAGATCTCCGTGTCTTCGATCACCGGTCTCCAGGTGCCGATGTCCTACATCACCCAGTGCTCCAGCTACGATTTCGCACGTTACTACAACGTATATCAGCAGAATGACGGAAAGACTGATCCGAGCCTCTATTTCTCACGCGAGGCCATCGAGGCCTACCGCACCGGCTCCGACCCTGTGATGTTCCCGAACACCCAGTGGCATGAGCTGATGTTCCGCAAGGCCTTCCTCCAGACCAAGAACAACGTCAACATCTCCGGCGGTTCCGACAAGGTCCGCTATTTCGTGTCTCTCGGCTACATGTACCAGAACGGTCTGATGAAGCAGATCCCGACCATGAGCTACGACAACAACTTCTCGTACAACAGGTATAACTATCGCGCCAACCTCGACTTCAAGCTTACCGAGACTACGGACATGAAGTTCGACATCTCCGGCGTGATCGGAAACACGAGGACTCCTATCTACGGAGCGGACAACATCTGGATGCGCTCCATGCTCTGGTCCCATCCGACCGCTTCTCCTGGCATCTGCAACGGAATGCCTATCACGGTGGTGGACACCAATGCCCTTCCTGACGGTCTTACCAAGTGGAACGGCTGGGAGTACTACTACTGGACCGGCTACGAGAACAAATACAAGACGACCCTCGGCATGGACGTCACTCTCAACCAGAGGCTTGATTTCATCACCCAGGGTCTCAGCGCCAGCGTAAAGGGCAGCTATGATACCGTGATGGAAGTGGAGAAGGAGCGCAAGGGAAGCGGAGGATACAAGCAGACCGTACGCTATGCCTCATGGGCGGACGATTCCGGCCTGGACATGTCCGACCCTGCTTTCGACCGCACTTATGTATATGAAATCTCCGGCAGCGAGCCAACCCTCAGCTACGACGAAGACAATGATGATGACAAGAAATGGTATCTTGAGGCCAGACTCAACTACAACAGGAAGTTTGCCGGCAAGCATGCCGTGACAGGACTCCTTCTGTTCAACCAGTCTCGCGACTATTATCCGAAAAAATACTCATGGCTTCCTCGCGGCTATGTGGGCTGGGTAGGCCGTGCGACTTACGGATATGATGACAAGTACCTCGTGGATGTCAGTGCAGGCTACAACGGTAGCGAGAACTTCGCGCCTGGCAAGACCCGCTACGGTCTCTTCCCTTCAATGTCCCTCGGCTGGGTCATCTCCAAGGAGAAATTCATGAAGAAGCTTACTTGGATCGACTTCCTCAAGGTCCGCGCTTCCGTCGGAAAGGTCGGCAGCGACAAGGGTACCGACAATGCCCGTTTCATGTATATGGAAGGCGTCTGGGACCAGGATCTTGACATGAAGGACTATGACAAGGGCCAGTATTACTTTGGTGTCGACGGTTCCGGCGGCGTCCCAAGGTATAAGATGGGCGTTCCTGGAAACCATGGTGTCACCTGGGAGACCGCACTCAAGTATAACGTCGGTATTGACGCCGATCTCTTCCGCGACCGTCTCCACTTCTCCGGCGACCTCTTCAAGGAGCATCGTACCGGAATCCTCATTACCCCGAACACCCCTCCGTCTATCATAGCGACTTCGCTTCCTGACAGCAACCTGGGTATCGTGGATAACCATGGTTATGAGGTCGAGCTCGGATGGAAAGACCATATCGGCAACTTCACCTACGACATCAGCGGCAACGTAACCTTCGCCCGCAACAAGATCATCTTCATGGATGAGGTTGAGCCGGAATATGCATATCAGGCACAGACTGGCGGTTCTACTCATCGCCACCTCCTCTATCAGTTCGATCGCCTCTACCAGAGAAGCGACTTCTATACCGATGCCAACGGAGTGCAGCGCCTGAATCCTGACCTTCCTCAGCCTACCACCACCGTTTATCCTGGTGACTGTATGTACAAGGACCTCAACGGGGATAACGTAATCGACGGAAGGGATGCCAAGATGGACGGTTATCCGGACAGACCTGAATATGTGTTCGGCTCCAACTGGAAGTTCGGATGGAAGGGCTTCAACCTTACCCTCAACTGGATTGCCGCCACGAACGTGAGCCGTGTATGGAACGACGACTACCGTATTCCGTTCACGAACTCCGGCCACCGTGGCCTTCTCAGCTACTTCGCTGAAAACTCATGGATTCCGAACGACAATGGCTGGGCTCCTGGACGCGAGGATGGTACCCTTCCTCGTTTCACCAAGACCAACTATCCTTGGAACTCCATGGATTCAACCCTCTGGACGGTGGATTCTTCTTACCTCCGACTCAAGAGCGCAAGCTTCGGCTATACCTTCTCCCAGAACAAGCTTCTCAAGAAGGTGGGCATCAGCTCCCTCGGCCTTATGTTCACTGGCTACAACCTCCTGACATTCTCCAGGATGACTCTCCAGGACCCTGAGGCTAAGTCAGACAGTTCGAAGGGTGAGTATCCTCTCGTAAAGACTTACAACTTCGCTCTTAACATCACATTCTAA